The Treponema medium genome has a window encoding:
- a CDS encoding glycogen/starch/alpha-glucan phosphorylase translates to MSQLKETLRASILGKLKRNFSKDISEATKRELYDAAASSVMDSIQPNISATRAAQEQPNVRQMYYFSAEFLMGRALSNNLNNTGMRAVMEELLTELSASYRDIEDEEPDAGLGNGGLGRLAACFLDSLATLDYPGHGYGIRYQYGMFEQRIENGYQVEYPDNWRRYRDPWEIRRDDLAVTVRFGGTPICTQQEDGTLLYRLENAEEVIATPYDMAIIGYGTKTVNRLRLWEASSPDGFDLQLFNNMEYTAAVAKQNSAENISRVLYPNDTGPSGKALRLKQQYFFTSASLQDLVRSFIHKHGTNFADFPRYNVIQLNDTHPVVAIPELMRLLMDENHLGWDAAWTIVTQTFAYTNHTILAEALEKWPIEIFQGLLPRVYQIVEEINRRFLLELREKYPNDWKKHNKMSIIGEGKIRMAWLAIAGSFSVNGVAALHTEILKAKELSDWYNLYPQKFNNKTNGVTQRRWLLTANPALSAFITKHIGDGWIKDLTQLRQLEKLADNQEALQELIAIKKHNKERLAEFLKRTQGVVIDPNSIFDVQIKRLHEYKRQLLNILHVMTLYNRIIEDPTYDPIPHTFIFGAKAASGYRRAKLIIKLINTVADRINNDHRVRGKLKVVFVANYCVSTAEKIFPASDISEQISTAGKEASGTGNMKFMLNGAITLGTLDGANIEIVEEVGAENAVIFGITADEIQKIEHEHSYNPQEYLNRNPALARALTQLIDGTYTPPFDNSFRELYDSLVYGVEGQRPDVYYVLADFDAYTAAQERIVEYYRNPMKWAKMCLLNIARSGKFSSDRTIEDYVRDIWKLEKVSVN, encoded by the coding sequence ATGTCTCAGTTAAAAGAAACCTTACGAGCAAGTATTCTAGGCAAGTTGAAACGGAATTTCAGCAAGGACATATCCGAGGCAACAAAGCGTGAGCTCTATGATGCCGCGGCGAGCAGCGTTATGGATAGCATCCAGCCGAACATATCCGCAACCAGAGCCGCGCAGGAGCAGCCCAATGTACGGCAGATGTATTATTTCTCCGCCGAATTTCTGATGGGGCGGGCGCTTTCGAATAATCTGAATAACACCGGTATGCGCGCCGTAATGGAAGAACTTTTAACGGAGCTTTCCGCCTCGTATCGGGATATTGAAGATGAAGAACCCGATGCAGGACTTGGAAACGGCGGTCTCGGTAGGCTCGCCGCCTGTTTCTTGGATTCGCTTGCAACACTCGACTACCCCGGACACGGCTACGGTATCCGCTACCAGTACGGTATGTTTGAACAGCGGATTGAAAATGGGTATCAGGTAGAATACCCCGACAACTGGCGGCGTTACCGCGATCCGTGGGAAATACGCCGCGATGATTTAGCGGTCACGGTGCGCTTCGGCGGTACCCCGATATGCACGCAACAAGAAGACGGTACCCTACTCTACCGGTTGGAAAATGCCGAGGAGGTTATCGCAACTCCTTATGATATGGCGATCATCGGCTACGGCACCAAAACCGTCAACCGCCTGCGCCTTTGGGAAGCATCCTCTCCCGACGGCTTCGACCTCCAGCTCTTTAACAACATGGAATACACTGCTGCGGTTGCAAAGCAGAACTCTGCAGAAAATATTTCGCGTGTGCTATACCCGAACGACACCGGCCCGTCGGGAAAGGCGCTCCGTTTAAAGCAGCAGTATTTTTTTACTTCTGCGAGTTTACAGGATTTGGTGCGTTCATTTATCCATAAACACGGTACGAATTTCGCCGACTTCCCGCGTTACAATGTTATTCAGCTGAACGACACGCACCCTGTTGTGGCAATCCCCGAACTGATGCGCCTTTTGATGGACGAAAACCATCTCGGCTGGGATGCGGCATGGACGATTGTTACTCAAACATTTGCATACACGAACCATACGATTTTAGCAGAAGCGTTGGAAAAATGGCCGATTGAGATATTCCAAGGGCTGCTGCCGCGCGTGTATCAAATTGTAGAAGAGATAAACCGCCGCTTCCTGCTGGAGCTGCGGGAAAAATATCCGAACGATTGGAAAAAACACAACAAGATGTCCATTATCGGCGAAGGAAAAATCCGTATGGCATGGCTCGCGATTGCCGGCTCGTTTTCGGTCAACGGTGTCGCGGCGCTGCATACCGAAATCCTTAAAGCAAAAGAGCTGTCCGATTGGTATAATCTATATCCGCAGAAGTTTAACAATAAGACAAACGGCGTTACGCAGCGCCGCTGGCTTTTAACCGCAAACCCTGCGCTTTCGGCCTTTATCACGAAACATATCGGCGACGGCTGGATTAAAGACCTTACCCAGCTGCGGCAGCTTGAAAAACTGGCGGATAATCAGGAAGCCTTACAGGAACTAATCGCAATAAAAAAACACAATAAAGAGCGGCTTGCGGAATTCCTCAAACGGACGCAGGGAGTTGTGATCGATCCCAACTCGATTTTTGACGTACAGATAAAACGGCTCCACGAATACAAACGCCAACTCTTAAACATCCTGCATGTGATGACACTCTATAACAGAATTATCGAAGACCCGACGTATGATCCTATTCCGCATACCTTTATCTTCGGCGCAAAAGCGGCGTCGGGCTATCGGCGGGCAAAGCTCATCATTAAACTGATTAATACCGTCGCCGACCGCATCAACAACGATCACCGCGTAAGGGGAAAATTAAAGGTGGTGTTTGTGGCAAACTATTGCGTCTCGACTGCCGAAAAGATTTTCCCCGCTTCGGATATTTCCGAGCAGATTTCCACCGCGGGTAAAGAAGCGTCGGGAACCGGCAACATGAAGTTTATGCTGAACGGCGCAATCACGCTCGGAACGCTGGACGGCGCCAATATCGAAATTGTGGAAGAAGTAGGCGCTGAAAACGCCGTTATTTTCGGTATCACCGCCGATGAGATTCAAAAAATCGAGCACGAGCACAGCTATAATCCGCAAGAATACCTGAACCGCAATCCTGCATTGGCGAGAGCGCTGACCCAGCTTATCGACGGGACGTATACGCCGCCCTTTGACAACAGCTTTAGAGAATTGTATGATTCGCTGGTATACGGCGTGGAAGGTCAGCGGCCGGACGTCTATTACGTACTGGCGGACTTCGATGCATACACAGCAGCGCAGGAGCGGATTGTCGAATACTATCGCAACCCGATGAAATGGGCTAAGATGTGTCTTCTGAACATCGCCCGATCGGGTAAATTCAGTTCAGACCGTACTATTGAAGACTATGTGCGGGATATCTGGAAGCTGGAAAAAGTGAGTGTCAATTAA
- the ndk gene encoding nucleoside-diphosphate kinase, with amino-acid sequence MERTFVMMKPGVVQRRIAGEVLSRFEKKGLKLVALKLMRISPELAKKHYAEHTDKPFFGELVQYITSDPVVAMAFEGDEAVAIVRKLCGATKVLNAEPGTIRGDYALHTNINVVHSSDSAESAARELALFFQPEEFFSWEDGNKDWF; translated from the coding sequence ATGGAAAGAACATTTGTAATGATGAAGCCCGGTGTAGTTCAGCGGCGGATTGCCGGAGAAGTGCTCAGCCGCTTTGAAAAAAAAGGGCTTAAACTGGTTGCCTTAAAACTGATGCGTATCAGTCCCGAACTTGCAAAAAAACACTATGCCGAACATACCGACAAACCGTTTTTCGGCGAACTGGTGCAATATATCACCTCCGACCCCGTAGTTGCGATGGCTTTTGAAGGCGATGAGGCCGTTGCCATTGTGCGGAAACTCTGCGGAGCGACAAAGGTTTTGAATGCGGAGCCGGGAACCATCAGGGGCGATTATGCCTTGCATACCAATATCAATGTTGTCCATTCGTCAGACTCCGCCGAAAGTGCAGCGCGGGAACTTGCCCTGTTTTTTCAGCCGGAAGAATTTTTCAGCTGGGAAGACGGCAATAAAGATTGGTTTTAA
- the glgX gene encoding glycogen debranching protein GlgX, producing the protein MENLSFLPGSPLPAGAAVYSDGVNFSIFSRHAFSVTLDIFVNPEDPTPYCSYTFDPQTNKTGDIWHVFVKGLPKNALYLYRVDGPFAPYEGMRFNAGNYLLDPYSRGLANTESFNRKFSTQTPPPHIDGDLAFLTEQSAAHFPKCIAVAYDDFDWQGDHPLNYPLKDCIIYEAHVKGLSCHPNAPQQHKGTYQGIIDTIPYLKELGITSLELLPIQEFNEHELTRINPRTGTVLKNYWGYSTIAFFAPKSSYASGREGVNAVFEFKRMVRELHKNGIEVILDIVFNHTAEGSEFGPTLSFRGLDNTIYYILEDNARYYRNYSGCGNTFNCNHPIVQTFILDCLRYWVIEMHVDGFRFDLGSILGRDQKGKLMDNPPTIEHIAEDPILRKTKIIAEAWDAGGAYQVGNFPGGRWAEWNDRFRDDVRLFWRGDSSHAKELATRVTGSADLYLVNGRKPFHSINFVTSHDGFTLYDLLSYNKKHNEENGEDNRDGSDSNCSYNNGFEGKTENSHIETIRKQKAKNILLTLILSLGTPMLTAGDEVLRTQKGNNNPYCQDNEISWFDWSLTRSNADILAFVKKLIRLRKQHPVFLRSEFLTGAQSGERRKPDISWYNAQGDTPDWNQPSSFLAYFLDGSTAETRAERDDNSFYIILNGGTLDVTATICPPPQGKHWYRLIDTSYPAGEDFTNPEQAPLLENQQKYVALAATAVVLILK; encoded by the coding sequence ATGGAAAACCTATCATTTTTGCCGGGTAGTCCGCTTCCTGCCGGCGCTGCCGTCTATAGTGACGGTGTGAATTTCAGTATCTTTTCCCGCCATGCCTTCTCGGTAACATTGGATATCTTTGTAAATCCCGAAGATCCTACACCGTATTGCTCATACACTTTTGACCCTCAGACGAATAAAACAGGCGACATCTGGCATGTCTTTGTAAAAGGACTGCCAAAAAACGCCTTATATCTTTACCGTGTTGACGGCCCGTTTGCTCCTTATGAAGGAATGCGCTTTAATGCCGGCAATTATCTGCTCGACCCATACTCGCGGGGGCTTGCCAACACGGAATCCTTTAACAGAAAATTTTCCACGCAAACACCGCCGCCTCATATAGATGGTGATTTGGCTTTCTTAACCGAACAGTCAGCTGCTCATTTTCCTAAATGCATCGCGGTAGCTTACGATGATTTTGACTGGCAGGGCGACCATCCGCTCAATTATCCGCTGAAAGACTGTATCATCTACGAAGCGCATGTAAAAGGGCTTTCGTGCCATCCCAATGCACCTCAGCAGCACAAGGGAACCTATCAGGGTATTATTGATACCATCCCTTATTTGAAGGAACTGGGCATTACCAGCCTTGAACTGCTGCCCATTCAGGAATTTAACGAGCATGAACTCACCAGAATAAACCCGCGGACAGGCACCGTGTTAAAAAACTATTGGGGATACAGTACCATCGCCTTCTTTGCACCTAAATCATCGTATGCCTCAGGCCGTGAAGGAGTTAATGCCGTATTCGAGTTCAAACGGATGGTGCGCGAACTGCATAAAAACGGCATCGAAGTAATCCTCGACATCGTATTTAATCACACGGCGGAGGGGAGTGAATTCGGCCCGACCCTTTCATTCCGTGGCTTGGATAATACCATCTATTATATACTGGAAGATAATGCTCGTTATTACCGCAACTACTCAGGCTGCGGCAACACCTTCAACTGTAATCACCCGATTGTGCAAACCTTTATTCTGGACTGCCTGCGGTACTGGGTTATCGAAATGCACGTAGACGGCTTCCGGTTCGACCTCGGTTCCATCTTAGGCAGGGATCAAAAAGGGAAGCTTATGGATAATCCGCCAACCATCGAGCATATTGCCGAAGATCCCATATTAAGAAAGACAAAGATTATCGCCGAAGCGTGGGACGCGGGCGGCGCCTATCAAGTAGGGAATTTCCCCGGCGGCAGGTGGGCTGAATGGAATGACCGTTTCCGCGACGATGTACGGCTTTTTTGGCGCGGCGATTCATCCCATGCTAAAGAACTTGCGACGCGGGTAACCGGTTCCGCCGACCTCTATCTTGTCAACGGACGAAAACCTTTCCATTCCATCAACTTTGTTACCAGCCATGACGGGTTTACCCTCTACGATTTATTAAGCTACAATAAAAAACACAACGAAGAGAACGGCGAAGACAACCGTGACGGCAGTGATTCCAATTGCAGCTATAACAACGGCTTTGAAGGGAAAACCGAAAACAGCCATATCGAAACTATACGGAAGCAGAAGGCAAAGAACATCCTGCTAACGCTCATTTTATCGCTGGGAACTCCGATGTTGACCGCCGGAGATGAGGTATTGCGAACTCAGAAGGGGAACAACAACCCTTACTGCCAAGACAATGAAATAAGCTGGTTCGATTGGTCGCTCACCCGGAGCAATGCCGATATATTGGCATTTGTAAAAAAATTGATCCGCCTGCGTAAACAGCATCCGGTGTTTTTGCGCTCGGAATTTTTAACGGGAGCGCAATCGGGCGAGCGGCGTAAACCGGATATCAGCTGGTACAATGCACAGGGCGACACCCCCGATTGGAACCAGCCTTCGTCTTTTTTAGCATATTTCCTTGACGGTTCCACGGCGGAAACGAGAGCTGAACGTGATGATAACAGCTTTTACATCATCCTAAACGGCGGTACTTTAGACGTTACGGCAACAATCTGCCCTCCTCCGCAAGGAAAGCATTGGTACCGGCTGATCGATACGTCCTATCCTGCAGGGGAAGATTTTACCAATCCCGAACAAGCTCCGCTTTTGGAAAACCAACAAAAATATGTCGCATTGGCGGCGACTGCCGTCGTGTTAATTCTGAAATAA